One window from the genome of Micromonospora aurantiaca ATCC 27029 encodes:
- the dnaE gene encoding DNA polymerase III subunit alpha, whose product MGDSFAHLHVHTEYSMLDGAARLKDLFAEAARLGMPAVAITDHGNMHGANDFYKQAMDAGVKPILGVEAYVAPESRFHKARVKWGRPEQKSDDVSGNGAITHMTMWAANRDGLHNLFKLNSRASMEGHYVKWPRMDMELIAEHAEGIMATTGCPSGAVQTRLRLGQFDEALKVAAAYQDIFGKDNYFLEIMDHGLDIERRVRDGLTEIARKLDIPPVVTNDSHYTHEAQAEAHDVLLCVQTGSNVADPNRFRFEGGGYFVKSADQMRAVDSSELWQQGCRNTLLVAEKVDPAGMFTFHNLMPRFPIPEGETEESWFRKETFAGLARRFPGGIPEGHVVQAEYELGVIIQMGFPSYFLVVADFIQWAKSQGIAVGPGRGSAAGSLVAYALGITDLDPIPHGLIFERFLNPERVSMPDVDIDFDERRRGEVIKYVTDKWGEDKVAQIATFGTIKAKAAIKDSARVLGFPYAVGDRITKAMPPAVMGKDIPLSGIFDPKHPRYAEAGEIRGLYESDPDVKKVIETAKGIEGLIRQTGVHAAGVIMSAEPIIEHIPLMRRDSDGVIITQFDYPTCESLGLLKMDFLGLRNLTIIDDAVKNIQLNHGRELDLLGLPLDDRQAYELLARGDTLGVFQLDGGPMRSLLRLMKPDNFEDISAVLALYRPGPMGVDSHTNYALRKNGLQEITPIHPELEEPLREILAPTYGLIVYQEQVQRAAQILAGYTLGQADLLRRAMGKKKKEILDKEFIPFRDGCRERGYSDEAIQAVWDVLVPFAGYAFNKAHSAAYGLVSYWTAYLKAHYPAEYMAALLTSVGDDKDKMALYLSECRRMRIQVLPPDVNTSAGPFTPVGKEIRFGLGAVRNVGANVVASIMRCREEKGDYTDFYDFLSKVDAVVCNKKTIESLIKAGAFDSLQHPRKGLLAVHADAIDAYADVKRKEAVGQYDLFGAGFGEADTGGSTTVMPVIGEGEWDKRDKLAFEREMLGLYVSDHPLFGLEHVLGAAADTTIAALSEEGTVPDGAVVTLAGILSGVQRRVTKQGRAWASATLEDLAGGVETLFFPNTYEVIGQYIAEDAIVVVKGRVDRRDDTPRIMAMDMSMPDVSSTPGSKPITLTIPVHRCTPPLVERLKETLVLHPGDTEVHVKLLNGGKVTTLRLGPFRVAPTTALMGDLKSVLGPANVS is encoded by the coding sequence ATGGGCGATTCGTTCGCGCATCTGCACGTACACACCGAGTACTCGATGCTCGACGGGGCGGCCCGGCTCAAGGACCTCTTCGCCGAGGCGGCGCGGCTCGGCATGCCGGCGGTGGCGATCACCGACCACGGCAACATGCACGGCGCGAACGACTTCTACAAGCAGGCCATGGACGCCGGGGTCAAGCCCATCCTCGGCGTCGAGGCGTACGTCGCGCCGGAGTCGCGCTTCCACAAGGCCCGGGTCAAGTGGGGGCGCCCCGAGCAGAAGAGCGACGACGTCTCCGGTAACGGCGCGATCACCCACATGACCATGTGGGCGGCCAACCGCGACGGCCTGCACAACCTGTTCAAGCTCAACTCCCGCGCCTCCATGGAGGGCCACTACGTGAAGTGGCCCCGGATGGACATGGAGCTGATCGCCGAGCACGCCGAGGGCATCATGGCCACCACCGGCTGCCCGTCCGGCGCGGTGCAGACCCGGCTGCGGCTGGGCCAGTTCGACGAGGCGCTCAAGGTCGCGGCCGCGTACCAGGACATCTTCGGCAAGGACAACTACTTCCTGGAGATCATGGACCACGGCCTCGACATCGAGCGCCGGGTCCGCGACGGGCTCACCGAGATCGCCCGCAAGCTCGACATCCCGCCGGTGGTCACCAACGACTCGCACTACACGCACGAGGCGCAGGCCGAGGCGCACGACGTGCTGCTCTGCGTCCAGACCGGCAGCAACGTGGCCGACCCGAACCGGTTCCGGTTCGAGGGCGGCGGCTACTTCGTCAAGTCCGCCGACCAGATGCGCGCCGTCGACTCCTCCGAGCTGTGGCAGCAGGGCTGCCGCAACACGCTGCTGGTCGCCGAGAAGGTCGACCCGGCCGGCATGTTCACGTTCCACAACCTGATGCCGCGGTTCCCGATCCCCGAGGGCGAGACCGAGGAATCCTGGTTCCGCAAGGAGACCTTCGCCGGCCTGGCGCGCCGCTTCCCCGGCGGCATCCCCGAGGGCCACGTCGTCCAGGCCGAGTACGAGCTGGGCGTCATCATCCAGATGGGCTTCCCGTCGTACTTCCTCGTGGTCGCCGACTTCATCCAGTGGGCCAAGAGCCAGGGCATCGCGGTCGGCCCGGGGCGCGGCTCGGCGGCCGGCTCGCTCGTGGCGTACGCGCTGGGCATCACCGACCTCGACCCGATCCCGCACGGCCTGATCTTCGAGCGGTTCCTCAACCCCGAACGCGTCTCCATGCCCGATGTCGACATCGACTTCGACGAGCGCCGGCGCGGTGAGGTCATCAAGTACGTGACCGACAAGTGGGGCGAGGACAAGGTCGCGCAGATCGCCACGTTCGGCACGATCAAGGCGAAGGCCGCGATCAAGGACTCGGCCCGCGTGCTCGGCTTCCCGTACGCGGTCGGCGACCGGATCACCAAGGCCATGCCCCCGGCGGTGATGGGCAAGGACATCCCGCTGTCCGGCATCTTCGACCCGAAGCACCCGCGCTACGCCGAGGCGGGCGAGATCCGGGGCCTCTACGAGTCCGACCCGGACGTCAAGAAGGTCATCGAGACCGCCAAGGGCATCGAGGGCCTGATCCGGCAGACCGGTGTGCACGCCGCCGGCGTCATCATGTCCGCCGAACCGATCATCGAGCACATCCCGCTGATGCGGCGCGACTCCGACGGCGTCATCATCACGCAGTTCGACTACCCGACCTGCGAGTCGCTCGGGCTGCTGAAGATGGACTTCCTCGGCCTGCGGAATCTGACGATCATCGACGACGCGGTGAAGAACATCCAGCTCAACCACGGCCGGGAGCTGGACCTGCTCGGCCTGCCGCTTGACGACAGGCAGGCGTACGAGCTGCTGGCCCGCGGTGACACGCTCGGCGTGTTCCAGCTCGACGGCGGGCCGATGCGCTCGCTGCTGCGGCTGATGAAGCCGGACAACTTCGAGGACATCTCCGCCGTCCTGGCGCTCTACCGGCCCGGCCCGATGGGCGTGGACTCGCACACCAACTACGCGCTGCGCAAGAACGGGCTCCAGGAGATCACCCCGATCCACCCGGAGCTGGAGGAGCCGCTGCGCGAGATCCTCGCGCCCACGTACGGCCTGATCGTCTACCAGGAGCAGGTGCAGCGCGCCGCGCAGATCCTCGCCGGCTACACGCTCGGCCAGGCCGACCTGCTGCGCCGGGCGATGGGCAAGAAGAAGAAGGAGATCCTCGACAAGGAGTTCATCCCGTTCCGGGACGGCTGCCGCGAGCGCGGCTACTCCGACGAGGCCATCCAGGCCGTGTGGGACGTGCTGGTCCCGTTCGCCGGTTACGCGTTCAACAAGGCCCACTCCGCCGCGTACGGCCTGGTCTCCTACTGGACCGCGTACCTCAAGGCGCACTACCCGGCCGAGTACATGGCCGCGCTGCTCACCTCCGTCGGTGACGACAAGGACAAGATGGCCCTGTACCTGTCCGAGTGCCGCCGGATGCGCATCCAGGTGCTCCCGCCGGACGTGAACACCTCGGCCGGGCCGTTCACCCCGGTCGGCAAGGAGATCCGCTTCGGTCTCGGCGCGGTACGCAACGTCGGTGCGAACGTGGTCGCCTCGATCATGCGGTGCCGCGAGGAGAAGGGCGACTACACCGACTTCTACGACTTCCTGTCCAAGGTCGACGCCGTCGTCTGCAACAAGAAGACCATCGAATCGCTGATCAAGGCCGGGGCGTTCGACTCGCTCCAGCATCCGCGCAAGGGCCTGCTGGCCGTGCACGCCGACGCCATCGACGCGTACGCCGACGTCAAGCGCAAGGAGGCGGTCGGCCAGTACGACCTGTTCGGCGCCGGATTCGGCGAGGCGGACACCGGTGGCAGCACCACTGTCATGCCGGTCATCGGCGAGGGGGAGTGGGACAAGCGCGACAAGCTCGCGTTCGAGCGCGAGATGCTCGGTCTGTACGTCTCCGACCACCCGCTCTTCGGTCTGGAGCACGTGCTCGGTGCCGCCGCGGATACCACGATCGCCGCGCTGTCGGAGGAGGGCACGGTGCCCGACGGCGCGGTGGTCACGCTGGCCGGCATCCTCTCCGGCGTGCAGCGCCGGGTCACCAAGCAGGGCCGGGCCTGGGCGTCGGCCACCCTCGAAGACCTCGCCGGTGGCGTGGAGACGCTGTTCTTCCCGAACACGTACGAGGTGATCGGGCAGTACATCGCCGAGGACGCGATCGTGGTGGTGAAGGGCCGGGTGGACCGGCGCGACGACACCCCGCGCATCATGGCGATGGACATGTCCATGCCGGACGTCAGCAGCACCCCGGGGAGCAAGCCGATCACGCTCACCATCCCGGTGCACCGCTGCACGCCGCCGCTCGTGGAACGGCTCAAGGAGACGCTGGTGCTGCACCCCGGCGACACCGAGGTGCACGTCAAGCTGCTCAACGGCGGCAAGGTCACCACGCTGCGCCTCGGCCCGTTCCGGGTCGCGCCGACCACAGCGCTGATGGGTGACCTGAAGAGCGTCCTCGGCCCGGCCAACGTGAGCTGA
- a CDS encoding N-acetylmuramoyl-L-alanine amidase gives MAPLGTGDFGTLSTDYGPAAWVPANSSNYTVSSRESAYPINYIVIHTMQGSYAGSISWFQNAAAGTSAHYLLRSSDGAVTQMVRDKDIAWHAGNWTYNTQSIGIEHEGYVDSASWYTDAMYRSSAALTRFLCDKYGIPKTRNNIIGHNQVPGATHTDPGPNWNWTYYMQLVTGGTTPPPTTWSTVVDNTTAGRFTASANWSTSTYSAQRYGADYRYANPVAASDAAWYKVNIPATATYRVEVWYPAVAGYNTSTPYIVATTSGNQTVSVNQTANGGAWRSLGTFTLAAGDANKVGVSRWSGSTGYVIADAVRITRV, from the coding sequence GTGGCGCCCTTGGGCACCGGCGACTTCGGCACCCTGAGCACCGACTACGGCCCGGCGGCCTGGGTGCCGGCCAACTCGTCGAACTACACGGTCTCCAGCCGCGAGTCGGCGTACCCGATCAACTACATCGTCATCCACACCATGCAGGGCAGCTACGCCGGCTCGATCAGCTGGTTCCAGAACGCCGCCGCCGGCACCAGCGCGCACTACCTGCTCCGCTCCTCCGACGGCGCGGTGACCCAGATGGTGCGGGACAAGGACATCGCCTGGCACGCCGGCAACTGGACCTACAACACCCAGTCGATCGGCATCGAGCACGAGGGGTACGTCGACAGCGCCTCCTGGTACACCGACGCGATGTACCGGTCGTCGGCGGCGCTGACCCGGTTCCTGTGCGACAAGTACGGCATCCCGAAGACCCGCAACAACATCATCGGGCACAACCAGGTGCCGGGCGCCACGCACACCGACCCCGGTCCGAACTGGAACTGGACCTACTACATGCAGCTCGTCACCGGCGGCACCACGCCCCCGCCGACCACTTGGTCGACGGTCGTGGACAACACCACCGCCGGCCGGTTCACCGCGAGCGCCAACTGGAGCACCTCGACGTACTCGGCGCAGCGCTACGGCGCCGACTACCGGTACGCCAACCCCGTCGCGGCCAGCGACGCCGCCTGGTACAAGGTGAACATCCCGGCGACCGCCACCTACCGGGTGGAGGTCTGGTATCCGGCCGTCGCCGGCTACAACACCAGCACGCCGTACATCGTCGCGACCACCAGCGGCAACCAGACGGTCTCGGTGAACCAGACAGCCAACGGCGGTGCGTGGCGCTCGCTGGGCACGTTCACCCTGGCCGCCGGGGACGCCAACAAGGTGGGTGTCAGCCGGTGGTCCGGCAGCACCGGGTACGTGATCGCCGACGCCGTCCGCATCACCCGCGTCTAG
- a CDS encoding aminotransferase class V-fold PLP-dependent enzyme, with product MELEQAQKLWQPEPGWLNTATYGLPPEPVWDAVQRVLADWRTGRVSFEVWEESVDRSRAAFARLTGVDVADVSIGASASQLVAPIAAGLPAGATVVVPETEFTSILFPWLVQQDRGVRVRTVPLAGLVDAIDADTDLVAFSVVQSADGTVLPYDEIVAAARAHGAFVVADATQACGWLPFAADRADAVVVGAYKWLMSPRGSAFAYLAPALRERMRPDAAGWYAGREPHASYYGLPLRLADDARRFDIAPPWLSYAGTAPALELLADLDPEAVRAYDVGLANRFLTGLGRPPGDSAIVSVDVPDAQERLARAGVRAAVRAGRVRASFHLYTTEADVDRAVEALTG from the coding sequence ATGGAGCTGGAGCAGGCGCAGAAGTTGTGGCAGCCGGAGCCGGGCTGGTTGAACACGGCCACCTACGGACTGCCGCCGGAGCCGGTGTGGGACGCCGTGCAGCGGGTGCTCGCCGACTGGCGGACCGGGCGGGTGTCGTTCGAGGTGTGGGAGGAGTCGGTGGACCGGTCCCGGGCCGCGTTCGCCCGGCTGACCGGTGTGGACGTCGCCGACGTGAGCATCGGCGCCAGCGCGTCACAACTCGTCGCGCCGATCGCGGCCGGGCTGCCGGCGGGCGCGACGGTGGTGGTCCCCGAGACCGAGTTCACCTCGATCCTGTTCCCGTGGCTGGTGCAGCAGGACCGCGGCGTGCGGGTACGCACCGTGCCGCTGGCCGGCCTGGTCGACGCGATCGACGCCGACACCGATCTGGTGGCGTTCAGCGTGGTGCAGTCCGCCGACGGCACAGTGCTCCCGTACGACGAGATCGTCGCGGCGGCCCGGGCGCACGGCGCGTTCGTGGTGGCCGACGCGACGCAGGCGTGCGGGTGGCTGCCGTTCGCGGCGGACCGGGCGGACGCGGTGGTGGTCGGGGCGTACAAGTGGTTGATGTCGCCGCGTGGATCGGCCTTCGCCTACCTGGCCCCGGCGCTGCGCGAGCGGATGCGCCCGGACGCGGCCGGGTGGTACGCGGGCCGCGAGCCGCACGCCTCCTACTACGGGCTGCCGCTGCGCCTGGCCGACGACGCGCGCCGGTTCGACATCGCGCCGCCGTGGCTCAGCTACGCGGGCACCGCCCCGGCGCTGGAACTGCTCGCCGACCTCGACCCGGAGGCGGTGCGCGCGTACGACGTGGGGCTGGCCAACCGGTTCCTGACCGGGCTGGGCCGGCCGCCCGGCGACAGCGCGATCGTCAGCGTGGACGTGCCGGACGCGCAGGAGCGGCTGGCCCGCGCCGGGGTGCGCGCGGCGGTACGGGCGGGCCGGGTGCGCGCCTCGTTCCACCTCTACACGACCGAGGCGGACGTGGACCGGGCGGTCGAGGCGCTGACCGGCTGA
- a CDS encoding acyl-CoA dehydrogenase family protein, with protein sequence MDFALSDEERAIRDTVRTFVTREVMPLEAEVLRRERAHQPGLDRSELRELQLKAKKFGFWGLATPEEYGGMDLPAVMQSLIWTELGRSFVPFRFGGEADNILFHATEEQKREFLIPTIEGERISCFAITEPGAGSDAANIKLRARRDGDDWILDGEKTFITNGNDADFAIVVAVTDPEKGARRGGATAFLVDRAMGWRSEFIQTMGEGGPASLIFDGVRVPHRNILGEIGQGFTLGMEWIGKGRYTIPSHAIGIAERALQMAIDHANTRETFGAPIATNQAIQWMIADSETELEAARWLILRSAWTVDQGLDPRHASSMGKLYGAGMVNRVVDRVLQIHGGMGYTRELPIERWYRQVRLYRIFEGTDEMQRLIISRDLLCGYTKIGGHLA encoded by the coding sequence GTGGACTTCGCACTGTCCGACGAGGAACGCGCGATCCGGGACACCGTTCGCACGTTCGTCACCCGCGAGGTGATGCCGCTGGAGGCGGAGGTGCTGCGCCGCGAGCGCGCCCACCAGCCCGGCCTGGACCGCTCCGAGCTGCGCGAACTCCAGCTCAAGGCGAAGAAGTTCGGCTTCTGGGGGCTGGCCACGCCGGAGGAGTACGGCGGGATGGACCTGCCGGCGGTCATGCAGTCGCTGATCTGGACCGAACTGGGCCGCAGCTTCGTGCCGTTCCGCTTCGGCGGCGAGGCCGACAACATCCTGTTCCACGCCACCGAGGAGCAGAAACGCGAGTTCCTGATCCCCACCATCGAGGGCGAACGGATCTCCTGCTTCGCCATCACCGAGCCCGGCGCGGGCTCCGACGCGGCGAACATCAAGCTGCGCGCCCGCCGCGACGGCGACGACTGGATCCTCGACGGCGAGAAGACGTTCATCACCAACGGCAACGACGCCGACTTCGCCATCGTGGTCGCGGTGACCGACCCGGAGAAGGGCGCCCGCCGCGGCGGCGCCACCGCGTTCCTGGTGGACCGCGCGATGGGCTGGCGCTCCGAGTTCATCCAGACCATGGGCGAGGGCGGCCCCGCCTCACTGATCTTCGACGGCGTACGGGTGCCGCACCGCAACATCCTCGGCGAGATCGGGCAGGGCTTCACGCTCGGCATGGAGTGGATCGGCAAGGGCCGCTACACCATCCCGTCACACGCCATCGGCATCGCCGAGCGCGCCCTCCAGATGGCCATCGACCACGCCAACACGCGGGAGACGTTCGGCGCGCCGATCGCCACCAACCAGGCCATCCAGTGGATGATCGCCGACTCGGAGACCGAGCTGGAGGCGGCCCGCTGGCTGATCCTGCGCTCGGCCTGGACCGTCGACCAGGGCCTCGACCCCCGGCACGCCTCCTCCATGGGCAAGCTCTACGGCGCCGGCATGGTCAACCGGGTGGTGGACCGGGTGCTCCAGATCCACGGCGGCATGGGCTACACCCGGGAACTGCCGATCGAACGCTGGTACCGGCAGGTCCGGCTGTACCGGATCTTCGAGGGCACCGACGAGATGCAGCGGCTGATCATCTCCCGCGACCTGCTGTGCGGCTACACGAAGATCGGCGGCCACCTGGCCTGA
- a CDS encoding TetR/AcrR family transcriptional regulator: MPRPRQALLTRDRIVETALALIDADGLDALSTRRLAAALGVRGPSLYNHFATKEEILDAVADGVAATVDIGVFDECEWLDALRRWARSYRAALAAHPNIVPYLAQGPGRRPAALAMADAVYGALVRAGWPPARATHIGAAMRYFVAGSALGSFARGFVEDPSLYAAHPHLNQAHRLAGHQRSVDEGAFTLGLDALLHGLAAEYAATVAPLERVGGPE; the protein is encoded by the coding sequence GTGCCCCGACCCCGACAGGCCCTGCTCACCCGCGACCGGATCGTCGAGACCGCGCTGGCGCTGATCGACGCCGACGGGCTGGACGCGCTCTCGACCCGGCGGCTCGCCGCCGCGCTCGGTGTCCGCGGCCCCTCGCTCTACAACCACTTCGCCACCAAGGAGGAGATCCTCGACGCGGTGGCCGACGGCGTCGCGGCGACAGTCGACATCGGCGTCTTCGACGAGTGCGAGTGGCTCGATGCGCTTCGCCGCTGGGCGCGCTCGTACCGGGCCGCGCTGGCGGCGCACCCGAACATCGTGCCGTACCTGGCGCAGGGGCCGGGCCGCCGTCCGGCCGCGCTCGCCATGGCCGACGCGGTCTACGGCGCGCTGGTCCGGGCCGGCTGGCCGCCCGCGCGGGCCACCCACATCGGCGCCGCGATGCGCTACTTCGTGGCCGGGTCAGCGCTCGGCTCGTTCGCCCGCGGCTTCGTCGAGGACCCCTCGCTCTACGCCGCGCACCCGCACCTCAACCAGGCGCACCGGCTCGCCGGACACCAGCGCAGCGTGGACGAGGGCGCGTTCACGCTCGGCCTGGACGCGCTGCTGCACGGGCTCGCCGCCGAGTACGCCGCCACCGTCGCCCCGCTGGAACGGGTCGGCGGTCCGGAGTAG
- a CDS encoding aldehyde dehydrogenase family protein, which translates to MDLAAAPPALLTRRHLHVDGDWVDPSSGDTIPVENPATGSIVGEVPAGTPADVDRAVAAARAAFPGWAATAPEQRAAHLDRLHTALAARADEIARTVATELGTPLKLATRVQAGLPLTVLRSIVDLAARPAAEHTVGNSLVVREPVGVVGAITPWNYPLHQVVAKVAPALAAGCTVVLKPSELTPLTAYLLFDAITDAGLPPGVVNLVPGTGPVVGEALAAHPDVDLVSFTGSTATGRRIAHLAAERIARVSLELGGKSANVILADADVPTAVKVGVGNALLNSGQTCTAWTRMLVHRDRYAEALDLVAAAVAGYRLGDPFDPATRLGPLASAAQARRVRDHVDRALADGARLVAGGPDAPLPPQGHFVAPTVFADVHPDSALAQEEVFGPVLAVIPFADTDEAVAVANNSRYGLAGAVWSADSDAALAVARRMRTGQVDVNGGAFNPLAPFGGYKQSGLGRELGAYGVEEFTELKAIQR; encoded by the coding sequence ATGGATCTCGCCGCCGCCCCTCCCGCCCTGCTGACGCGCCGCCACCTGCACGTCGACGGTGACTGGGTCGACCCGTCGTCGGGCGACACCATCCCGGTGGAGAACCCGGCCACCGGGAGCATCGTCGGTGAGGTGCCCGCCGGCACACCGGCCGACGTGGACCGCGCGGTCGCCGCCGCCCGTGCCGCGTTCCCCGGCTGGGCCGCCACCGCCCCCGAGCAGCGGGCCGCGCACCTGGACCGGCTGCACACCGCGCTCGCCGCCCGCGCCGACGAGATCGCCCGCACCGTGGCGACCGAGCTGGGCACCCCGCTCAAGCTCGCCACCCGGGTCCAGGCCGGCCTGCCGCTGACGGTGCTGCGGAGCATCGTCGACCTGGCCGCCCGCCCGGCGGCCGAGCACACGGTCGGCAACTCGCTCGTCGTCCGGGAGCCGGTCGGCGTGGTCGGCGCGATCACCCCGTGGAACTACCCGCTGCACCAGGTGGTCGCCAAGGTCGCGCCCGCGCTCGCCGCCGGCTGCACAGTGGTGCTCAAGCCCAGCGAGCTGACGCCGCTGACCGCGTACCTGCTGTTCGACGCGATCACCGACGCCGGGCTGCCGCCCGGCGTGGTGAACCTGGTGCCCGGCACCGGCCCGGTGGTCGGCGAGGCGCTCGCCGCGCACCCCGACGTCGACCTGGTCTCGTTCACCGGCTCCACCGCCACCGGCCGGCGCATCGCCCACCTGGCCGCCGAGCGGATCGCCCGGGTGTCGCTGGAACTCGGCGGCAAGTCGGCGAACGTCATCCTGGCCGACGCCGACGTGCCCACCGCGGTCAAGGTCGGCGTCGGCAACGCGCTGCTCAACTCCGGGCAGACCTGCACCGCCTGGACCCGGATGCTCGTACACCGCGACCGCTACGCCGAGGCCCTGGACCTGGTCGCGGCGGCGGTGGCCGGCTACCGGCTCGGCGACCCGTTCGACCCGGCCACCCGGCTCGGCCCGCTCGCCTCCGCCGCGCAGGCCCGGCGGGTACGCGACCACGTCGACCGGGCGCTCGCCGACGGCGCCCGGCTCGTCGCCGGTGGCCCGGACGCGCCACTGCCGCCGCAGGGGCACTTCGTCGCGCCCACCGTCTTCGCCGACGTGCACCCGGACAGCGCGCTCGCCCAGGAGGAGGTGTTCGGGCCGGTGCTCGCGGTGATCCCGTTCGCCGACACCGACGAGGCGGTCGCCGTGGCCAACAACTCCCGGTACGGGCTGGCCGGCGCGGTCTGGTCCGCCGACTCCGACGCGGCGCTGGCAGTGGCCCGGCGGATGCGTACCGGCCAGGTGGACGTCAACGGCGGCGCGTTCAACCCGCTCGCCCCGTTCGGCGGCTACAAGCAGTCCGGCCTCGGCCGTGAGCTGGGCGCGTACGGCGTGGAGGAGTTCACCGAGCTGAAGGCGATCCAGCGGTGA
- a CDS encoding alcohol dehydrogenase catalytic domain-containing protein: MRALVVRGRGATPAVEEVRLPAPGPGELRVRIRAAGICHSDLAMVDGTLAPAYPLVLGHEATGVVAEAGPGTTLAAGTPVVLNWAPACRDCWHCRHGEPWLCAANPNPSTPRGETAAGEPLQVTLGLGALAEEVVVPQHAAVPVPAGLPPEQAAVLGCAVLTGVGAVRNTARVAPGESVAVIGLGGVGLAVLTAARRAGAAPILAVDVVEAKRDLALAAGATDFLRSDDRLGKEIRARTDGRGVDHAFECVGRSVTIRAAWRATRRGGAVTVVGMGGKDDMLSLSALDIFHSARTLRSSVYGSTDPDREVPELAAALAAGDLDLGPLVSGTVPLTEAPAALERLARGEGARWVVTFPD, encoded by the coding sequence GTGAGGGCGCTCGTGGTACGCGGCCGGGGCGCCACACCGGCGGTCGAGGAGGTACGCCTGCCCGCGCCCGGCCCGGGCGAGCTGCGGGTACGCATCCGCGCCGCCGGCATCTGCCACTCCGACCTGGCCATGGTGGACGGCACGCTGGCGCCCGCGTACCCGCTGGTGCTGGGGCACGAGGCGACGGGCGTGGTGGCCGAGGCCGGACCCGGTACGACGCTCGCGGCCGGCACGCCCGTGGTGCTCAACTGGGCGCCGGCCTGCCGCGACTGCTGGCACTGCCGGCACGGCGAACCGTGGCTCTGCGCCGCCAACCCCAACCCGTCGACACCTCGCGGCGAGACGGCCGCCGGTGAGCCCCTTCAGGTCACGCTCGGGCTCGGCGCGCTCGCCGAGGAGGTGGTGGTGCCGCAGCACGCCGCCGTACCGGTGCCTGCCGGACTGCCGCCGGAGCAGGCCGCGGTGCTCGGCTGCGCGGTGCTCACCGGCGTCGGCGCGGTCCGCAACACCGCACGGGTCGCCCCCGGCGAGTCGGTGGCGGTGATCGGGCTCGGCGGAGTGGGCCTGGCCGTGCTGACCGCCGCGCGGCGGGCCGGCGCGGCGCCGATCCTCGCCGTGGACGTGGTGGAGGCCAAGCGGGACCTCGCGCTCGCCGCCGGGGCCACCGACTTCCTGCGCTCCGACGACCGGCTGGGCAAGGAGATCCGGGCCCGCACCGACGGGCGCGGCGTGGACCACGCGTTCGAGTGCGTCGGCCGGTCCGTCACCATCCGCGCCGCCTGGCGGGCGACGCGGCGCGGGGGAGCGGTCACCGTGGTCGGCATGGGCGGCAAGGACGACATGCTCAGCCTCTCCGCGCTGGACATCTTCCACTCCGCGCGCACGCTGCGCTCCTCGGTGTACGGCTCGACCGACCCGGACCGGGAGGTCCCGGAGCTGGCTGCCGCGCTCGCCGCCGGTGACCTGGACCTGGGGCCGCTGGTGAGCGGCACGGTGCCGCTGACCGAGGCGCCCGCGGCGCTGGAGCGGCTGGCTCGCGGCGAGGGCGCCCGCTGGGTCGTCACGTTCCCGGACTGA
- a CDS encoding transcriptional regulator: MLTENMPAGAVETARKRLTAAAEDLDDNRVAGLVLDLAAEAGVVPAWEQVCLPLLGTLRGDSAAEIAVEHALSEGVRVGLDVFGREPSRPLPAQGVLLAGAEHETHCLGLHALAAALRERGRGALHLGPALPWSALTSAVVRVRPRVVVVWSQTPLTGRAYRLVRLRRDLPGVRVLAAGPGWIEPFPPSSAVPQRLTTLGEATLACLAAGGAT, from the coding sequence TTGCTGACCGAGAACATGCCGGCCGGGGCCGTCGAGACGGCCCGCAAACGGCTGACCGCCGCCGCCGAGGACCTGGACGACAACCGGGTCGCCGGGCTGGTGCTCGACCTGGCCGCCGAGGCCGGGGTGGTGCCCGCCTGGGAACAGGTCTGCCTGCCGCTGCTCGGCACGCTGCGCGGCGACAGCGCCGCCGAGATCGCCGTCGAGCACGCCCTCTCCGAGGGGGTACGCGTCGGACTGGACGTGTTCGGCCGTGAGCCGTCCCGGCCGCTTCCCGCCCAGGGCGTGCTGCTCGCAGGCGCCGAGCACGAGACGCACTGCCTCGGGCTGCACGCGCTCGCCGCGGCGCTGCGCGAACGCGGCCGGGGCGCGCTGCACCTCGGCCCGGCGCTGCCGTGGTCCGCGCTGACCAGTGCCGTGGTCCGGGTCCGTCCGCGGGTGGTGGTGGTCTGGTCGCAGACGCCGCTGACCGGCCGCGCGTACCGCCTGGTCCGTCTGCGGCGGGACCTGCCCGGGGTACGCGTGCTCGCCGCCGGTCCGGGGTGGATCGAGCCGTTCCCGCCCTCCTCGGCCGTCCCGCAGCGCCTCACCACGCTCGGCGAGGCGACGCTGGCCTGCCTGGCCGCCGGAGGCGCCACCTGA